A window of the Amycolatopsis solani genome harbors these coding sequences:
- a CDS encoding NAD-dependent malic enzyme — protein MPVPGPGYSITVRVEAPASSSAAGDLTTAVGRVGGVLTAFDVVESHSDSIVVDISANALSENHANDITQTLDSLPGVKVRKVSDRTFLIHLGGKIEVTPKVALRNRDDLSRAYTPGVARVCQAIANNPEDARRLTIKRNTVAVLTDGSAVLGLGNIGPAAALPVMEGKAALFKKFADVDAWPVCLDTQDTEEIIMIAKALAPVYAGINLEDIAAPRCFEIEKRLREQLDIPVFHDDQHGTAIVVVAALRNALRVVGKNIEDCKIVVSGVGAAGSAIIRLLLRKNPGDIVAADIDGIVHSARGNLDDNLTWIASHTNKEQVSGTLHEALAGADVFIGVSAPNLFGAEQVATMKSDAVVFALANPDPEIDPLEAQKHAAVVATGRSDFPNQINNVLAFPGVFRGLLDAHAHNIDDNMLLAAADAIADVVDNGKLNASFIVPSVFDSAVAPAVADAVRKAVRAEQR, from the coding sequence ATGCCGGTTCCCGGTCCCGGATATTCGATCACCGTCCGGGTCGAGGCCCCGGCTTCGTCCAGCGCGGCCGGTGACCTCACCACCGCCGTCGGGCGGGTCGGCGGGGTGCTGACGGCGTTCGACGTCGTCGAGTCCCACTCGGACTCGATCGTGGTCGACATCAGCGCCAACGCGCTGTCGGAGAACCACGCGAACGACATCACCCAGACGCTCGACTCGCTGCCCGGCGTCAAGGTCCGCAAGGTCTCCGACCGGACGTTCCTGATCCACCTCGGCGGCAAGATCGAGGTCACCCCCAAGGTCGCGCTCCGCAACCGTGACGACCTCTCCCGCGCCTACACCCCGGGTGTCGCCCGCGTCTGCCAGGCGATCGCGAACAACCCCGAAGACGCGCGCCGGCTGACCATCAAGCGCAACACCGTCGCGGTGCTCACCGACGGCTCCGCGGTGCTCGGCCTGGGCAACATCGGCCCGGCCGCCGCGCTGCCGGTGATGGAGGGCAAGGCGGCGCTGTTCAAGAAGTTCGCCGACGTCGACGCGTGGCCGGTCTGCCTGGACACCCAGGACACCGAAGAGATCATCATGATCGCCAAGGCGCTGGCCCCGGTGTACGCGGGCATCAACCTCGAGGACATCGCCGCGCCGCGCTGCTTCGAGATCGAGAAGCGGCTGCGCGAGCAGCTCGACATCCCGGTGTTCCACGACGACCAGCACGGCACCGCGATCGTGGTCGTGGCCGCGCTGCGCAACGCCCTGCGCGTGGTCGGGAAGAACATCGAAGACTGCAAGATCGTGGTCAGCGGCGTCGGCGCGGCCGGCTCGGCGATCATCCGGCTCCTGCTGCGCAAGAACCCGGGCGACATCGTCGCGGCGGACATCGACGGCATCGTCCACTCCGCGCGCGGCAACCTCGACGACAACCTGACCTGGATCGCGTCGCACACCAACAAGGAGCAGGTCAGCGGCACCTTGCACGAGGCTCTGGCCGGCGCCGACGTGTTCATCGGCGTCTCCGCGCCCAACCTGTTCGGCGCCGAGCAGGTGGCGACGATGAAGTCCGACGCGGTGGTCTTCGCGCTGGCCAACCCGGACCCGGAGATCGACCCGCTGGAGGCGCAGAAGCACGCCGCCGTCGTCGCGACCGGCCGCAGCGACTTCCCGAACCAGATCAACAACGTGCTGGCCTTCCCGGGCGTCTTCCGCGGCCTGCTCGACGCGCACGCGCACAACATCGACGACAACATGCTGCTCGCCGCGGCCGACGCGATCGCCGACGTCGTGGACAACGGCAAGCTCAACGCGTCGTTCATCGTGCCCAGCGTGTTCGACAGCGCGGTGGCGCCCGCGGTCGCCGACGCCGTGCGGAAGGCCGTGCGCGCCGAGCAGCGCTGA
- a CDS encoding PIN domain-containing protein: MARLILDTGILIDAARQRLPAGAIGDDDDVAVPAVVITEYQVGLLLDPNPARRAAHGAFLAELLAVTPVVEYSTNVVEHHAELLAHLRRSGQARGAHDLIIAATARATGRILVTTDGRARFDDLPEVEVRLLQRSW, encoded by the coding sequence GTGGCACGACTGATCCTCGACACCGGGATCCTCATCGACGCCGCCCGGCAGCGGCTGCCGGCGGGGGCCATCGGGGATGACGATGACGTCGCCGTTCCCGCCGTGGTGATCACCGAGTACCAGGTAGGTCTGCTCCTCGACCCGAATCCGGCCCGGCGCGCGGCACACGGTGCGTTCCTGGCCGAGCTGCTGGCCGTCACGCCGGTGGTCGAGTACTCGACGAACGTGGTCGAACACCATGCCGAGCTGCTGGCTCATCTGCGACGGAGCGGGCAGGCGCGTGGGGCGCACGACCTGATCATCGCGGCGACCGCCCGGGCCACCGGCCGGATTCTGGTGACCACGGACGGGCGGGCCCGGTTCGACGATCTCCCGGAGGTCGAGGTGAGGCTGCTTCAGCGGAGCTGGTGA
- a CDS encoding type II toxin-antitoxin system Phd/YefM family antitoxin: MIELSASEASRSFSAVLDEAENGETIAVTRNGKRVALIVPAPHANGVAVCAVFHRWAGKLDVDDRFEENVAEVRETASAELDGDPWHD, translated from the coding sequence GTGATCGAACTGTCCGCTTCCGAAGCCTCCAGGTCGTTCTCGGCCGTGCTCGACGAGGCGGAGAACGGCGAAACGATCGCCGTCACGCGCAACGGCAAGCGGGTCGCGCTGATCGTCCCCGCCCCGCACGCGAACGGCGTCGCGGTGTGCGCGGTGTTCCACCGCTGGGCCGGCAAGCTCGACGTCGACGACCGGTTCGAGGAGAACGTCGCCGAGGTCCGCGAGACAGCGTCGGCGGAGCTGGACGGCGACCCGTGGCACGACTGA
- the moaC gene encoding cyclic pyranopterin monophosphate synthase MoaC — MSELSHVDETGAARMVDVSGKTATARTALAAGTVRTTAEVLRLLATDGLPKGDALATARIAGIMGAKRVPELIPLCHQIALSGVKVEFELGEAEVRIRATAKTTDVTGVEMEALTAVAVAGLTLHDMIKAVDPAATLDEVRLLRKDGGKTGTWERP, encoded by the coding sequence GTGAGTGAACTCAGCCACGTCGACGAGACCGGCGCCGCCCGGATGGTCGACGTCTCCGGCAAGACCGCCACCGCGCGCACCGCGCTCGCGGCCGGGACCGTGCGGACCACCGCCGAGGTGCTCCGGCTGCTCGCGACCGACGGCCTCCCCAAGGGCGACGCCCTCGCCACCGCGCGCATCGCCGGGATCATGGGTGCCAAGCGGGTGCCCGAGCTGATCCCGCTGTGCCACCAGATCGCGTTGTCCGGGGTCAAGGTGGAGTTCGAGCTGGGCGAAGCCGAAGTCCGGATCCGCGCGACGGCGAAGACCACCGACGTCACCGGCGTCGAGATGGAGGCGCTGACCGCGGTGGCGGTCGCCGGGCTGACGCTGCACGACATGATCAAGGCCGTCGACCCGGCGGCGACGCTGGACGAGGTCCGCCTGCTCCGCAAGGACGGCGGCAAGACCGGAACCTGGGAGCGGCCGTGA
- a CDS encoding molybdenum cofactor biosynthesis protein MoaE, whose protein sequence is MKRSARVIVASNRAARGVYEDKTGPVIVDWLAGRGYDVPSPVVVEDGEPVGVALRAALADGVAVVLTTGGTGISPTDRTPDVTRAVLDHELPGVADAIRAAGLPKVPTAVLSRGVAGVAGRTLVVNLPGSSGGVKDGLGVLDGILDHAVDQLAGGDHPRPAAAGPAVRVARALVTEDVLSVEEHAGLVEDDAAGAVVTFSGVVRDHDGGKGVRDLTYEGHPSAGQVIADVVAELAARWTGVRAVAVSHRIGPLTIGDVALACAVAAEHRGQAFSACAELVDEVKARLPIWKHQHFTDGTDEWVNSP, encoded by the coding sequence GTGAAGCGCAGCGCGCGCGTGATCGTGGCGTCCAACCGCGCCGCGAGGGGCGTCTACGAGGACAAGACCGGGCCGGTGATCGTCGACTGGCTCGCGGGGCGCGGGTACGACGTGCCGTCGCCGGTCGTCGTCGAGGACGGGGAGCCGGTGGGGGTCGCGCTGCGGGCCGCGCTCGCGGACGGCGTCGCCGTCGTGCTCACCACGGGCGGCACCGGCATCTCGCCGACCGACCGCACCCCGGACGTCACCCGCGCGGTCCTGGACCACGAGCTGCCGGGCGTGGCGGACGCGATCCGCGCCGCCGGGCTGCCGAAGGTGCCGACGGCGGTGCTCTCGCGCGGCGTGGCGGGCGTGGCGGGGCGGACCCTGGTCGTCAACCTCCCGGGCTCCAGCGGCGGCGTGAAGGACGGCCTGGGCGTCCTGGACGGCATCCTGGACCACGCGGTCGACCAGCTGGCGGGCGGCGACCACCCGCGGCCCGCGGCGGCCGGCCCGGCGGTCCGCGTGGCGCGGGCTCTGGTGACCGAGGACGTGCTGTCGGTCGAGGAGCACGCCGGCCTGGTCGAAGACGACGCGGCGGGCGCGGTGGTGACCTTCTCGGGGGTCGTCCGCGACCACGACGGCGGCAAGGGCGTGCGCGACCTGACCTACGAAGGCCACCCGAGCGCGGGCCAGGTGATCGCGGACGTCGTCGCGGAGCTGGCGGCGCGCTGGACCGGCGTCCGCGCGGTGGCGGTGAGCCACCGCATCGGGCCGCTGACGATCGGCGACGTCGCGCTGGCGTGCGCCGTGGCGGCGGAGCACCGCGGCCAGGCGTTCTCGGCGTGCGCGGAGCTCGTGGACGAGGTCAAGGCGCGGCTGCCGATCTGGAAGCACCAGCACTTCACCGACGGCACCGACGAGTGGGTCAACTCGCCCTGA
- a CDS encoding transglycosylase family protein — protein MSYRGKHRKMSAATRTVARVAIAGIAVGAPLAIAATPASATNWDAIAQCESGGNWSINTGNGYYGGLQFTQSTWKAYGGTGNAQNASREQQIAVAERVLQGQGIGAWPVCGKKGGGSSAPKASAKTNTTKKVTPKKSTTAPKAAAAPKAAPAVSGVSSSNPAGDYTVVAGDTLSKIAKQFNVQGGYAKLQDLNAKYIPNADLILVGQKIATK, from the coding sequence ATGTCTTACCGAGGCAAGCACCGCAAGATGTCCGCTGCCACCCGCACCGTCGCTCGCGTCGCCATCGCGGGCATTGCGGTCGGCGCGCCCCTCGCCATCGCCGCGACCCCCGCGTCGGCGACCAACTGGGACGCGATCGCGCAGTGCGAAAGCGGCGGCAACTGGAGCATCAACACCGGCAACGGCTACTACGGCGGCCTGCAGTTCACGCAGAGCACGTGGAAGGCCTACGGTGGCACCGGCAACGCGCAGAACGCCTCCCGCGAGCAGCAGATCGCCGTGGCCGAGCGCGTCCTGCAGGGCCAGGGCATCGGCGCCTGGCCGGTCTGCGGCAAGAAGGGTGGCGGCTCGTCGGCCCCCAAGGCTTCCGCGAAGACCAACACCACCAAGAAGGTGACCCCGAAGAAGAGCACGACCGCCCCCAAGGCGGCTGCTGCTCCGAAGGCGGCCCCCGCGGTGTCCGGTGTCAGCAGCTCGAACCCGGCCGGTGACTACACCGTCGTGGCGGGCGACACGCTGTCCAAGATCGCCAAGCAGTTCAACGTCCAGGGCGGCTACGCGAAGCTGCAGGACCTGAACGCGAAGTACATCCCGAACGCGGACCTGATCCTCGTCGGCCAGAAGATCGCCACCAAGTGA
- a CDS encoding MoaD/ThiS family protein translates to MTTLTIVVRYFAAARAAAGVDEEKVQLSTGATVADAVTELRRLHPEGLPRVLDAVSYLLDGIAVRDVGRALTDGAELDVLPPFAGG, encoded by the coding sequence ATGACGACCCTGACCATCGTGGTCCGCTACTTCGCGGCGGCAAGGGCCGCGGCGGGCGTGGACGAAGAGAAGGTGCAGCTGTCCACGGGAGCCACGGTCGCGGACGCGGTGACCGAACTGCGGCGGCTGCACCCGGAGGGGTTGCCGCGGGTCCTGGACGCGGTCAGCTACCTGCTGGACGGGATCGCGGTGCGCGACGTCGGCCGGGCGCTGACGGACGGGGCGGAGCTGGACGTCCTGCCCCCGTTCGCCGGCGGCTGA
- the moaA gene encoding GTP 3',8-cyclase MoaA: MPRPENPQLIDTFGRVATDLRVSLTDRCNLRCTYCMPAEGLDWMPGDQVLTDDELVRLMRIAVEQLGVTDIRLTGGEPLLRPGLEDLVARITALSPRPKLSMTTNGIGLARRATALAEAGLNRINVSLDTIDPELFKTITRRDRLSHVLAGMAAARDAGMSPVKVNAVLMRGVNESEAVPLLKFCLAEGYHLRFIEQMPLDAQHGWNRGEMITAAEILSMLEASFELTPFPAARGGAPAERWLVDGGPGDVGVIASVTRPFCAACERTRLTADGAVRSCLFSNDETDLRSLVRAGARDEEVADAWRATMWGKLAGHEINDAGFAQPIRPMSAIGG; this comes from the coding sequence GTGCCCAGGCCCGAGAACCCGCAACTCATCGACACCTTCGGCCGGGTGGCCACCGATCTCCGGGTTTCCCTGACGGATCGGTGCAACCTGCGCTGCACCTACTGCATGCCCGCGGAGGGCCTCGACTGGATGCCGGGCGACCAGGTGCTGACCGACGACGAGCTGGTCCGCCTGATGCGGATCGCCGTCGAGCAGCTCGGCGTCACCGACATCCGGCTCACCGGCGGCGAACCGCTGCTGCGGCCGGGCCTCGAAGACCTCGTCGCGCGGATCACGGCGCTTTCGCCGCGGCCCAAGCTGTCGATGACCACCAACGGCATCGGCTTGGCGCGGCGGGCGACGGCGCTGGCCGAGGCCGGCCTGAACCGGATCAACGTCTCGCTCGACACGATCGACCCGGAGCTGTTCAAGACGATCACCCGTCGCGACCGGCTCTCGCACGTGCTGGCCGGCATGGCGGCCGCGCGGGACGCCGGGATGTCGCCGGTGAAGGTCAACGCGGTGCTCATGCGCGGGGTCAACGAGTCCGAAGCCGTGCCGCTGCTGAAGTTCTGCCTCGCCGAGGGCTACCACCTGCGCTTCATCGAGCAGATGCCGCTGGACGCCCAGCACGGCTGGAACCGCGGCGAGATGATCACCGCCGCGGAGATCCTTTCGATGCTGGAGGCGTCGTTCGAGCTGACGCCGTTCCCGGCGGCGCGGGGCGGCGCCCCGGCGGAGCGCTGGCTGGTCGACGGCGGCCCCGGCGACGTCGGCGTGATCGCCTCGGTGACCAGGCCGTTCTGCGCGGCGTGCGAGCGCACCCGCCTGACGGCCGACGGCGCGGTCCGCTCCTGCCTGTTCAGCAACGACGAGACCGACCTCCGCTCCCTCGTGCGCGCGGGCGCGCGCGATGAGGAGGTGGCGGACGCCTGGCGGGCCACGATGTGGGGCAAGCTCGCCGGCCACGAGATCAACGACGCCGGATTCGCCCAGCCGATCCGGCCGATGAGCGCGATCGGCGGTTGA
- a CDS encoding MarR family winged helix-turn-helix transcriptional regulator translates to MTEKTYPVTEDELFRFAELGRQGSTLTVLRHARIAERMGLSGTDHKTFDLVIQSGGPLTAGRIAELTGLSTGAVTGVIDRLEKVGLVRRVRDPEDRRKVLVAVVPGAEERFAPLFESAFDALRESLAQFSPAERKTIERYQNVMLEQLRAEILDNGRPA, encoded by the coding sequence GTGACGGAAAAGACCTACCCGGTCACCGAAGACGAGCTTTTCCGCTTCGCGGAACTGGGCCGCCAGGGCAGCACGCTGACGGTCCTCCGGCACGCCAGGATCGCCGAGCGGATGGGGCTGTCCGGCACCGACCACAAGACGTTCGACCTGGTCATCCAATCGGGCGGACCGTTGACCGCGGGGCGGATCGCCGAGCTGACGGGCCTGTCGACCGGCGCGGTGACCGGCGTCATAGACCGGCTCGAGAAGGTCGGGCTGGTCCGCCGCGTCCGCGATCCGGAGGACCGCCGCAAGGTCCTCGTGGCGGTCGTGCCGGGAGCCGAGGAGCGCTTCGCGCCGCTCTTCGAGTCGGCCTTCGACGCCCTTCGCGAGTCCTTGGCGCAGTTCTCCCCGGCCGAGCGAAAAACCATCGAGCGTTATCAGAACGTCATGCTCGAACAGCTGCGCGCGGAAATCCTCGACAATGGCCGCCCCGCGTAG
- a CDS encoding TOBE domain-containing protein: MPQFRLSEAARLLGVSDDTVRRWVRAGQLTATDDAAGRKVVDGAQLAGFARAQASGPEDPSTVGRSARNRFVGLVTEVVADKVMAQVELQCGAHRVVSLMSTEAVRELGLRPGVLAVAVVKATTVVVETPEGSR; encoded by the coding sequence ATGCCGCAATTTCGGTTGTCCGAGGCCGCGCGCCTGCTCGGGGTCAGCGACGACACCGTGCGCCGGTGGGTGCGCGCGGGCCAGCTGACCGCCACCGACGACGCCGCCGGCCGCAAGGTCGTGGACGGTGCCCAGCTGGCCGGGTTCGCCCGGGCGCAGGCCTCCGGGCCCGAAGATCCCTCCACCGTCGGCCGCTCGGCCCGCAACCGGTTCGTCGGGCTGGTCACCGAGGTCGTCGCCGACAAGGTGATGGCGCAGGTGGAACTGCAGTGCGGGGCGCACCGCGTGGTGTCCCTGATGAGTACGGAAGCCGTCCGCGAGCTGGGCCTGCGCCCCGGCGTGCTCGCGGTCGCGGTGGTCAAGGCGACCACCGTTGTGGTGGAGACACCGGAAGGAAGTCGATGA
- the modA gene encoding molybdate ABC transporter substrate-binding protein: protein MKKLALAVAAVALFAGACSSSDQPSTQSGGSSVTAPAPKGAGNAGGGTLTVFAAASLTESFTALGKEFEAQHSGVTVKFSFAGSSTLVQQLTNGAKADVFASADQANMDKANQSGVIDGQATVFATNKLAIAVAPGNPKGIKSFADLNKAGLTVVTCAPQVPCGSATKKVEQNTGVTLKPKSEESDVKQVLNKVASGDADAGLVYVTDATSAAGKVEKVDFPEAAQAINNYPIAAVKGGQAELAHQFEEFVLGTEGKNELTKVGFGPAQ, encoded by the coding sequence ATGAAGAAGCTCGCTCTCGCCGTCGCGGCCGTCGCCCTGTTCGCGGGCGCGTGCAGCAGTTCGGACCAGCCCAGCACGCAGTCCGGCGGGTCGTCGGTGACCGCGCCCGCGCCCAAGGGGGCCGGGAACGCCGGCGGCGGCACGCTGACCGTGTTCGCGGCCGCGTCGCTCACCGAGTCGTTCACCGCGCTCGGCAAGGAGTTCGAAGCCCAGCACTCCGGCGTGACCGTCAAGTTCAGCTTCGCGGGCTCGTCCACGCTGGTGCAGCAGCTCACCAACGGCGCGAAGGCCGACGTCTTCGCCTCGGCCGACCAGGCCAACATGGACAAGGCGAACCAGAGCGGGGTGATCGACGGCCAGGCGACGGTGTTCGCCACGAACAAGCTCGCCATCGCCGTCGCGCCGGGCAACCCCAAGGGCATCAAGTCCTTCGCCGACCTGAACAAGGCCGGCCTGACCGTCGTGACGTGCGCGCCGCAGGTGCCGTGCGGCTCGGCGACGAAGAAGGTCGAGCAGAACACCGGCGTCACGCTCAAGCCGAAGAGCGAGGAGTCGGACGTGAAGCAGGTGCTGAACAAGGTCGCTTCCGGCGACGCCGACGCCGGCCTCGTCTACGTCACCGATGCCACGTCCGCCGCGGGCAAGGTGGAGAAGGTCGACTTCCCGGAGGCCGCGCAGGCGATCAACAACTACCCGATCGCCGCGGTCAAGGGCGGCCAGGCCGAGCTGGCGCACCAGTTCGAGGAGTTCGTCCTCGGCACCGAGGGCAAGAACGAGCTGACGAAGGTCGGGTTCGGCCCTGCGCAGTGA
- a CDS encoding ABC transporter permease has translation MLAIPATLALALVVLPVVGLLVRSDLTRLPSLVATASSWHALRLSLITAGLSTVACVLLGVPLAVVLARARFRGVRLLRSIVLLPLVLPPVVGGLALLYLLGRKGFLGMLITTLTGESVPFTTGAVVIAQTFVAMPFLVVSLEGALRNAGDRYEQVAATLGARPWTVFRRVTLPLLLPALGSGVVLSFARALGEFGATITFAGSLEDVTRTLPLEVYTQAEVDIDSAVALSLLLIVVAVLVIAVARPRSWEGGLR, from the coding sequence GTGCTCGCGATCCCGGCCACGCTGGCTTTGGCTCTGGTCGTGCTGCCGGTCGTCGGCCTGCTGGTCCGCTCGGACCTGACGCGGCTGCCGTCGCTGGTCGCCACGGCGTCGTCGTGGCACGCGCTGCGGCTGTCGCTGATCACGGCCGGGCTGTCCACCGTGGCCTGCGTGCTGCTCGGCGTGCCGCTGGCCGTCGTGCTCGCGCGCGCCCGGTTCCGCGGGGTCCGGCTGCTGCGCTCGATCGTGCTGCTGCCGCTGGTGCTGCCCCCGGTCGTCGGCGGCCTCGCGCTGCTCTACCTGCTCGGCCGCAAGGGTTTCCTCGGCATGCTGATCACCACGCTGACCGGGGAGTCGGTGCCGTTCACCACGGGCGCGGTGGTCATCGCGCAGACGTTCGTCGCGATGCCGTTCCTCGTCGTCAGCCTCGAAGGCGCGCTGCGCAACGCGGGCGACCGCTACGAGCAGGTCGCCGCGACGCTGGGCGCGCGCCCGTGGACCGTGTTCCGCCGGGTCACGCTGCCGCTGCTGCTGCCCGCGCTCGGCTCCGGCGTCGTCCTCAGCTTCGCCCGCGCGCTCGGCGAGTTCGGCGCCACGATCACCTTCGCGGGCAGCCTCGAAGACGTCACCCGCACGCTGCCGCTGGAGGTCTACACGCAGGCCGAAGTGGACATCGACAGCGCCGTCGCGCTGTCGTTGCTGCTGATCGTCGTAGCGGTCCTGGTCATCGCCGTCGCGCGGCCGCGCTCGTGGGAAGGCGGCCTGCGGTGA
- a CDS encoding sulfate/molybdate ABC transporter ATP-binding protein, translating into MSLTARISAARGTFRLDVDLDVPAGTVLALLGPNGSGKSTVLGCLSGLITPTSAEITVAGRALAGVAPHRRGIGLLSQDALLFPHLSAADNVAFAPRSTGAGRRAARERAYHWLAEVDAVELADRRPGQLSGGQAQRVAIARALAAEPDLLLLDEPFAALDVDAAPAIRGLLRRVLKTGPTTVLVTHDPLDALALADHVAVMNGGRIVERGPTREVLSAPRTAFTARIAGLNLVAGTAVEDGLRTASGAVVSGIPAADVVLGEPAVAVFAPNAVAVYPHDGEHRGSPRNTADGVVAALEPHGPVIRVRAEGDGWAHGLTADLTPAAVAELALEPGSAVTLSVKAATVAVHPAAAS; encoded by the coding sequence GTGAGCCTGACCGCCCGGATCTCCGCTGCTCGCGGCACCTTTCGGCTCGACGTCGACCTCGACGTGCCCGCCGGGACGGTGCTCGCGCTGCTCGGTCCGAACGGCTCGGGCAAGTCGACCGTGTTGGGCTGCTTGTCCGGTTTGATCACGCCGACGTCGGCGGAGATCACGGTGGCCGGGCGCGCGCTGGCCGGCGTCGCGCCGCACCGGCGCGGGATCGGGCTGCTCTCGCAGGACGCGCTGCTCTTCCCGCACCTGTCCGCGGCGGACAACGTCGCTTTCGCGCCGCGCTCGACCGGCGCCGGCCGCCGGGCCGCCCGCGAGCGCGCCTACCACTGGCTGGCCGAGGTGGACGCCGTCGAGCTCGCCGACCGGCGGCCTGGGCAGCTGTCCGGCGGCCAGGCCCAGCGCGTCGCGATCGCCAGGGCGCTGGCCGCCGAACCGGACCTGCTGCTGCTCGACGAGCCGTTCGCCGCCCTCGACGTCGACGCGGCGCCCGCGATCCGCGGCCTGCTGCGTCGGGTGCTCAAGACCGGGCCGACGACCGTGCTCGTCACGCACGACCCGCTGGACGCCCTCGCGCTCGCCGACCACGTCGCGGTCATGAACGGCGGCCGGATCGTCGAACGCGGCCCGACCCGCGAAGTGTTGTCAGCGCCGCGGACGGCGTTCACCGCGCGGATCGCCGGTCTCAACCTCGTCGCCGGCACCGCGGTGGAGGACGGCCTGCGGACGGCGTCCGGTGCGGTCGTGAGCGGGATCCCGGCGGCCGACGTGGTGCTGGGCGAGCCCGCGGTGGCGGTGTTCGCGCCGAACGCCGTCGCCGTCTACCCGCACGACGGCGAGCACCGCGGCAGCCCGCGCAACACGGCGGACGGCGTCGTCGCCGCGCTGGAGCCGCACGGGCCGGTGATCCGCGTCCGCGCCGAGGGCGACGGCTGGGCGCACGGCCTGACCGCCGACCTCACCCCGGCCGCCGTCGCCGAGCTCGCGCTGGAGCCCGGCTCGGCGGTGACGCTGTCGGTGAAGGCCGCGACCGTGGCCGTGCACCCCGCCGCGGCTTCCTGA